tatgggttttggtgTATGTAGGGTTTTCTTTGAGCAAAGGTTGGAAATGGAAAATGGTGTTGAGCGAGTTGATGGGTCACCTGTGGTAGAGAAAAACCAAGTGGAAGATGAGGTAGCTGGGGAAAGGGTGGAGGTGAAGGATGTGGATGGCAGTGATGAGTTGAAGGATTTTGAAGATGGTGTTTTTGAGGAGGCAGTGGATTCCCAAGAGGTTGTGCAGATCCAGGGAATGAATCCTGATTCTGAAAACATTGCTGAGAGTGTTGTTGATTCAGGTCGTCCAGTGGCGGTTGatgaaaattctaatatagGACACAAGACAGAGACTTTTGAGGAGATGATTGGGGTTTCTGGtgaggaggtggaggtggctGGAGCTGAAGTTGGCCTGGAAAATGTGGAGGATTTGGTGTCTGGGCTGAGTGCTGATGGGGCTGTGGTGTCGGATAACATTGATGAGGGAGGTACTGGGAAAGAAGTCACAAGTGATGGATTGCATGAGAAAACTGAGCTGCCTGAAGCTGCTACTGACAGTACAACAAAAGTTTTAGATACCTCCTATGAAGTGGGTATGAAATCTTGTGTGGTACCAGATGATCCCGAAATTGTAGACTCCCATGATTCCAGAGTAGAGGAAAATCCATATGGTGAAAATCTTGAAAATGGGGATAACAGTATGACGAAGGCGAATGCTGTTGATTATTGTCAAAAAATCGAATCTATTAGAGAGATTTTGCCTGCAGATGCCAAGGGTGAGAAATTGAAGGATAATAATTTCGACACTGGTCACCAAGGTATGGTGACAGGAAAACTGGTAGATATTTCAACAGGCATTCCTATTGTGCTGCAGGCTGATAAAGATGAAGTAAATGGCAATGTAGCTGGAATTGATGCAGAATGCCAGGATGACAAGAACAGGGAATTGAAAGATAGAAATGGAAATGGAAGTAATGGGGAGGTGAGTGATGCGCTGGCTGTATTGGATTTTGAGAAAATTGGGGAAACTCATGGAGTTAATGATGCATCCGTTAACCCAGGCCCATCAGTGAAAAATGTAATTGTGACTAATGATGTTCAAAGCTTGACTTCAGAAAATTCAGCAATTGAGAAAAATGAGAAGATTAATGCTGTTGCGTCAGATTTAAGCAGTGATGATAGTAAAGGTTCTCAACCTCAAGTAACAGATGAAAAGGTTAATGAAGAAGTCAGCCTCAGGTATCTTTTATCTAAGAATGCTATCAGGAAGGTGACAAAGGATCAAGTAGAGAATCAAAGGACTCAAGTGAGTACAGAACGTGAAATTCAGCCTGAGGTAGAACTTGCTTCTTCCTCTGGAAAATCTTCCATTCCAGTTCCTCCTCCTGCTCGACCTGCTGGCCTTGGCAGAGCCGCACCTTTGCTGGAGCCTGCGCCTCGTGTAGTACAGCAACCCCGTGTAAATGGAGCTGTTACTTCTGTGCAACCACAACAAATTGAAGATGGCGCTAATGGGGAAGGAGAGGAATATGATGAGACGCGCGAAAAGCTTCAGATGATAAGGGTGAAATTTTTGAGGCTTGCTCATAGGCTTGGGCAGACTCCACATAATGTTGTTGTGGCACAAGTCTTGTATAGACTGGGATTAGCTGAGCAGTTGCGAGGGAGAAATGGGGGTCGTGTGGGTGCCTTCAGCTTTGATCGAGCAAGTGCCATGGCAGAACAACTTGAGGCTGCTGGGCAGGAGCCCCTTGATTTCTCTTGCACAATATTGGTTCTCGGAAAGACAGGCGTTGGTAAAAGTGCAACCATCAATTCAATATTTGATGAGGTTATGTTTGGCACTGATGCTTTTCACACTGGTACAAGGAGGGTTCAGGATGTTGTGGGAACTGTGCAGGGGATCAATGTTCGTGTAATTGACACACCAGGTCTTTTACCTTCTTGGTCTGACCAACGGCAGAATGAGAAAATTCTCAACTCTGTTAAGTGTTTTATCAAGAAAACACCTCCAGATATTGTGTTGTATCTTGATAGATTGGACATGCAGAGCAGAGATTTTGGTGATATGCCTCTCCTGCGCACAATCACTGAGATATTTGGACCATCTATATGGTTTAATGCAATAGTGGTTCTGACTCATGCTGCTTCTGCCCCACCTGATGGTCCCAATGGTGCTGCTTCAAGCTATGACATGTTTGTCACTCAACGTTCTCATGTTGTCCAGCAAGCCATTCGTCAGGCGGCTGGGGATATGCGTCTCATGAACCCTGTTGCATTAGTAGAGAACCACTCTGCATGCAGAACAAATAGGGCTGGACAGAGAGTGTTGCCAAACGGTCAGGTTTGGAAGCCCCATTTGCTTCTGTTGTCTTTTGCATCAAAAATTCTTGCTGAAGCAAACACTCTTTTGA
This genomic stretch from Tripterygium wilfordii isolate XIE 37 chromosome 22, ASM1340144v1, whole genome shotgun sequence harbors:
- the LOC119990857 gene encoding translocase of chloroplast 120, chloroplastic-like; the protein is MENGVERVDGSPVVEKNQVEDEVAGERVEVKDVDGSDELKDFEDGVFEEAVDSQEVVQIQGMNPDSENIAESVVDSGRPVAVDENSNIGHKTETFEEMIGVSGEEVEVAGAEVGLENVEDLVSGLSADGAVVSDNIDEGGTGKEVTSDGLHEKTELPEAATDSTTKVLDTSYEVGMKSCVVPDDPEIVDSHDSRVEENPYGENLENGDNSMTKANAVDYCQKIESIREILPADAKGEKLKDNNFDTGHQGMVTGKLVDISTGIPIVLQADKDEVNGNVAGIDAECQDDKNRELKDRNGNGSNGEVSDALAVLDFEKIGETHGVNDASVNPGPSVKNVIVTNDVQSLTSENSAIEKNEKINAVASDLSSDDSKGSQPQVTDEKVNEEVSLRYLLSKNAIRKVTKDQVENQRTQVSTEREIQPEVELASSSGKSSIPVPPPARPAGLGRAAPLLEPAPRVVQQPRVNGAVTSVQPQQIEDGANGEGEEYDETREKLQMIRVKFLRLAHRLGQTPHNVVVAQVLYRLGLAEQLRGRNGGRVGAFSFDRASAMAEQLEAAGQEPLDFSCTILVLGKTGVGKSATINSIFDEVMFGTDAFHTGTRRVQDVVGTVQGINVRVIDTPGLLPSWSDQRQNEKILNSVKCFIKKTPPDIVLYLDRLDMQSRDFGDMPLLRTITEIFGPSIWFNAIVVLTHAASAPPDGPNGAASSYDMFVTQRSHVVQQAIRQAAGDMRLMNPVALVENHSACRTNRAGQRVLPNGQVWKPHLLLLSFASKILAEANTLLKLQDSPPAKPFVPRSRAPPLPFLLSSLLQSRPQVKLPEEQFSDEDDQDDDLDELSDSDDEGYDNLPPFKRLSNAQVAKLTKAQSKAYFDELEYREKLFMKKQLKEEKRRKKMIKKMAAAAKDMPSDYSESVEESGGAASVPVPMPDLALPASFDSDNPTHRYRYLDSNNQWLVRPVLETLGWDHDVGYEGINVERLFVVKDKIPLSFSGQVTKDKKDANVQMELAGSIKHGEGKVSSLGFDMQTVGKDLAYTLRGETRFFNFKKNKATGGLSVTLLGDALSGGVKVEDKLAVNKRFQIVMTGGAMTGRGDVAYGGSLEAQLRDKDYPLGRSLSTLGLSVMDWHGDLAVGCNIQSQIPLGRSTNLIGRANLNNRGAGQLSIRLNSSEQLQIALFGLIPLLKKLLGYYQQMQFE